The Manihot esculenta cultivar AM560-2 chromosome 17, M.esculenta_v8, whole genome shotgun sequence genome contains the following window.
ACAGAGTATTGCCTGTGTTGGAGAAGAAACTGGGGTGACTAGAGTTGCATTCCTTGTACTCTTCTTCAGTTACTTTCATGACAGAATCCTTCTTGTACTTAAATCCTGCACAGAAACAAGAAACAAAAGAAGCAATGAAGAACCCAAATGAGTAAAAACAATGAATTTCATATCGTGAAATGAGCTTACGGACGGTGTCGCCGACTTGGAAGCGGTTCTCGGAGGCCCAGTCGTTGTAGATTCTGGTGTCATTGGCGGGGGGGACGGCCCAACCTTTGTGATCTCCGACTTGGTACTCGAAGGAAGAGACATACAAGTAGTGAAGAAAAGAGAAGATGGTGACGAGGAGGAGGAGCCTGGTGGTTGTCATGGTGCCAAATGGGAAGCGATTTGTGAATCTATCTTTTGCTTTGGAGGAAAGTGGGAGGAGCTTTGGGTTTAATAATGGTGTGTTAATGGCAGTTACATGGGGGTGGAGAATGGAGATGAAGATGGAGATAGTGGGGGAGAACAGTTTTCTTTGGATTGAGTCACGTatccaattaaaataatttctttgatATTAACTCCATAATGAAAATATCTAACAagcaattttataaaaaaaattaaaataaaaaattgcaaTTAGAAAACAAAATTGAAAAGGAGATGATTTTTGTTCTACTACAAACAcatattattattcaatttcCACATCTCTTTCAACTGGCAATGGCTTTTCATCAGAGCCCTTGAAGCTTAATTTGTTCTTAAAAGATTTCTGGAAGACAACAGCAAAGGCACTTTTTGATCTGGACAATGCTGGAGTTCCATCGGTTGATTTTCTTTCACCATTCTTCTTCGCCAGATCTTCTAACAGTGTCTTCACAAAACTTTGGAAATGGCGTCTCGATGTTGGATATCTTGATATAGATCTGGTAATCCCTTGAAGCCTGAATTCTCATACAAAAGAGGaagtcaaataaaatttaacgcCATCACAAGAACTAGGATTCCATGAAAGTTTTGCATTGTCACCTTCGAGCTAGTGCATCGAGCTCAGCTCGTCTGCGCTCAGACTCTGGAGCTGGACCAATATTTGCAGTTTTCAACTTCATGGGGTCACCACTTAACAGTACTAGTTTGCAGAGATAATCCTCTTCTGCCTCAGAAAGGTTTAGTGCTTTAATCTGATCTTTCATTATTATGAAAGGGTTAAAAAACCAATCAAAGAAGGTATCTTTTGGTCGGTTTGAGGTTGTC
Protein-coding sequences here:
- the LOC110604763 gene encoding mavicyanin, which translates into the protein MTTTRLLLLVTIFSFLHYLYVSSFEYQVGDHKGWAVPPANDTRIYNDWASENRFQVGDTVRFKYKKDSVMKVTEEEYKECNSSHPSFFSNTGNTLYKLNHSGPFYFVSGVSGHCERGQKIIIKVMAPEEDYPSHGGAKKSAASRSLSLPSGVFNLATCVQLLLSYVGSHVFF